tgttactctttccagtggtgtaacatctggtatatgtgatattagAAGTGTTAAACTCTGgaaaatctgttttgtgagtgattgtttcagtattttttgaactgctggagatattctttaggcaggggaacctgttgtctggatctctactaaaaaagacctactttttctacctatgacaacaggtagttgaccatgtgtggcctgagATCCATCCCCTATACTTACATGAATCAACTGTACCCATCTTCCCTTCCCCGTcccgtttaggtgtaggccatgcctagtgaaaccccagcTGTTGACAGTCGCAACGGCATCGGAGAAACATGAGCAAaattggctgtcctcagagccatccctaactgcacattgattcgcctcacagctccatcaagtgtggtcgatcatgacgccagaacagctcaacaaagtgtacgttgatGCCATGAGGAAGGgtagctatcttgtccaggtcaacacccatgtcatatgccccatcattggttaaaaaaaatggttcaaatggctctgagcactatgggacttaacatctatggtcatcagtcccctagagcttagaactacttaaacctaactaacctaaggacagcacacaacacccagccatcacgaggcagagaaaatccctgaccccgccgggaattgaacccgggaacccgggcgtgggaagcgagaacgctaccgcacgaccacgagatgcgggccgccccatccctgtccaaactgtttcgtgCCCCACCCACtttcactacatggtcctcttttgtaaagtccttacataaagaccctaggtcctttATGGACATGACTTAGCCCTGTATTTGGCTTCAAGATACTGGTGGCCGGGTACACTGACCTAATCTTTCGTGTAATGAGGGCCTACATTCTGCCCATGGCTGCTacttagcagcagcactttcttctccctaagactttgtacattcctaggcttcttggcttcagttgaagtgtgctgcacaatCCCTGCTCCTTGTTCTACCTCAGGTTCTTCTCAACTCTGGCAGTGATAGATACCTGTTATTTCCGTTGATGATAAAAATGTCAGATAGCGTTCTCTTTCTCctttcctcctaccagctgccagttcacaaccaccctcctcccccttttctcccttgatccttatgagttccttccttgcttcctccaactgtaccTGAAGGGCATAGattatcctttcctgttccccaatcaaaatgtacctactgcatactctgcagatcGAGGTAAGAGCCTCTTCTGCCAACATTCTCTCCGCTGCATGCCCGtcagtgaaaatacactcctggaaatggaaaaaagaacacattgacaccggtgtgtcagacccaccatacttgctccggacactgtgagagggctgtacaagcaatgatcacacgcacggcacagctgacacaccaggaaccgcggtgttggccgtcgaatggcgctagctgcgcagcatttgtgctccgccgccgtcagtgtcagccagtttgccgtggcatacggagctccatcgcagtctttaacactggtagcataccgtgacagcgtggacgtgaaccgtatgtgcagttgacggactttgagcgagggcgtatagtgggcatgcgggagaccgggtggacgtaccgccgaattgctcaacacgtggggcgtgaggtctccacagtacatcgatgttgtcgccagtggtcggcggaaggtgcacgtgcccgtcgacctgggaccggaccgcagcgacgcacggatgcacgccaagaccgtaggatcctacacagtgccgtaggggaccgcaccgccacttcccagcaaattagggacactgttgctcctgcggtatcggcgaggaccattcgcaaccgtctccttgaagctgggctacggtcccacacaccgttaggccgtcttccgctcacgccccaacatcgtgcagcccgcctccagtggtgtcgcgacaggcgtgaatggaggaacgaatggagacgtgtcgtcttcagcgatgagagtcgcttctgccttggtgccaatgatggtcgtatgcgtgtttggcgccgtgcaggtgagcgccacaatcaggactgcataggaccgaggcacacagggccaacacccggcatcatggtgtggggagcgatctcctacactggccgtacaccactggtgatcgtcgaggggacactgaatagtgcacggtacatccaaaccgtcatcgaacccatcgttctaccattcctagaccggcaagggaactttctgttccaacaggacaatgcacgtccgcatgtatcccgtgccacccaacgtgctctagaaggtgtaagtcaactaccctggccagcaagatctccggatctgtcccccattgagcatgtttgggactggatgaagcgtcgtctcacgcggtctgcacgtccagcacgaacgctggtccaactgaggcgccaggtggaaatggcatggcaagccgttccacaggactacatccagcatctctacgatcgtctccagcatctgaccccaggaatgtgtcaataaagtttccccttcctgggacaacgaaatcacggtgttcttatttcaattaccaggagtgtatttcctataagattggcaacaaatccctctactcactaccctataacagctcccacgtTTCTCACTCACGGTCAGTTacaaaagaataattaagttttgggaatgttttaaatttgtcaaggacgcgagattggcagtgtgtaaacaaaaaaagacGCAAATACCTTATGTGCGGGGGTTGTTgtctttgtactgatttagagatacaatgacagaagaataaatttgtaaatactttgcttttagagaatttgcgATAtcaagcgtgttcggtcaggttTTAAGACGTTTATAACTCttaaaatttaggcctagatcgcgtctatctaactagtaaacaatacgaaatatgttagttaaatacgatttagagccgtttaattacacttttattgagacaatagacactgatgaaactagtaactTTCTTTTTTAAGCGAATATTGCACtgccaagaaaacttgaatagaaccttttgtgtttatgtcacgaaGATTTCGTGTTATATCGCGATGATCGGGACTTCAGTTAATGAACAAGCTTTTCCGAGAAGAAGCTCTGGTGGGACGCTAATATTTAGTTGtttgacaagaacggacactacagcaagtatacaaaacaaagaaaataaattctttTAGCAGATGAAGAAAATACATGTGATCTTACTCGGTGGCCATCTAGTGTACATGTTTATCCTCATTACCACTGATGCAGTACTTTCTGCATTGTGAATTCCTATTACTATTATTTCCTATTCAGCAGGCTCTCATTGGTGTAGAAATTCATATTACAAATTTTATAGCATCTGTATAGAAGGCGGATACAAATGTATTATTTAGACAATATATTGTTAAGCCATCCTGTGGCATGGACATAAATCAGTGGGACCCTAATCAGAATTCGTATATAGCAAGTGTAAATGTTTTGATGATGCCCAACACCAATGTTAAAGGTCACTATGGTTGAATGTAGGAGTATATTTAATGAAAGCAGTAATAGCATCATTGTAATAAGTTCTTTGAATGGCGTGTCTCTTCTGCTGGCAAATGTCTTACACTTTCAAAGCGTAGAAATAATTTACGTTATCAACTAGGGGTTTAAATCTACATGAAATCACACAAAGACGGGTCCTCAAACTGGACCAAAACCTGATGATGTGAATGCTGTGGCTGTAAGGACCGGGCGCATCGCACCACCTCAACTGGTATTTACCTTTGCCTACCAGCCTGTTCTCCACACTCCCAGCGTCCCCACCATCGCTCCCGTCGACGTCGTCGTCTGCTGAGCTGTCGGCGTCGTTGTCATCAGCGTCTCTGTTTTCGGCTGATTCATCCACCACTTCCTCCCCATCGTCTGCAGCGGCGAGCGGCGTGCGGTACGCCACAAGAAACACACCAGCGATCAGCAGGACGAGGGCTGCCTTCATGGTTACAGTGGCTTCTACTCTGAGTGCCTCTCGACAAGTGCCGCAAGTGAACTCACCCACCTCCTCTTATACAGCGCGTCCGAATCTTATCGCCCAAGCTGCTGCAGGCAAGGACAGCTTTTTAGTGTGTACTTCAGAAAGTGCGATTATCCATATCGGCGTCCTATCTCACTGCTGGAAATGTCTTTGGAGACTTGGTAAGAAACCTTGAGCCAAAAGATAGGATTAGACGAAAGAGCGCAATATCCGATAAATACTCAACAATCAATGAAAGCAAATGATTAAAAAGTTTATTACTTGaattatgaaatttcttctttcgtAAGGACAGTACATGGAACAGCACTGACTTTGTTTAATAACAAATTTACGAAGGAATTAGAATTTCATCTGTACACTATTTTCACACCATCCTCTGATTTCTGACGTTGCGAATTGTTAACTCATTATCTCAATAATTAACAGTAATTTTGGGTTTAGCTCGTCATTAACCATTACTACTCACAATTTTTATATACGGACTGATCCAAA
The nucleotide sequence above comes from Schistocerca piceifrons isolate TAMUIC-IGC-003096 chromosome 7, iqSchPice1.1, whole genome shotgun sequence. Encoded proteins:
- the LOC124804690 gene encoding uncharacterized protein LOC124804690; its protein translation is MKAALVLLIAGVFLVAYRTPLAAADDGEEVVDESAENRDADDNDADSSADDDVDGSDGGDAGSVENRLVGKGAHARAGQAKHARAGSRHAAGRAAVRTHARSGAARRAAHSK